From one Trifolium pratense cultivar HEN17-A07 linkage group LG1, ARS_RC_1.1, whole genome shotgun sequence genomic stretch:
- the LOC123899153 gene encoding protein disulfide isomerase pTAC5, chloroplastic-like, with protein MSLSALTVPPITVTTVSINSTLSLTTKTLPFLKPNFPFYKFKSLISHCSISDREEHRWLREEQRWLREEQRWIREENRWNRERDELLREITELKHQIQSLERRIVASDSSSSTASVSDAVTNVTTLLQVLKDKNLVLDSGSSQRRLVLEEKDEDGEEEEKETVEVVEEKEIVVVEEPIARVQKRTVLRTGSEGEDVRKLQEALQKLGFYSGEEDMEFSSFSSGTERAVKTWQSSLGVTEDGIMTSELLEKLYLEIRTTDIGNAKETKKSTTVLPKEVENGAAVASAREISEVQQNVVGEVDKGTELSHPRVFLLGENRWEEPSRLIAKGAVDRVKKKDATTKCLQCSGLGILLCTECDGTGEPNIEPQFMEWVGEDTKCPYCEGLGHTICDLCGGKTMV; from the exons ATGTCTCTCTCTGCACTCACAGTTCCCCCCATAACCGTCACTACTGTGAGTATCAATTCCACACTCTCTTTAACCACCAAAACCCTCCCATTTCTCAAACCTAACTTTCCCTTCTATAAATTCAAATCCCTAATCTCTCACTGCTCCATTTCCGATCGTGAAGAACACCGCTGGCTTCGCGAAGAACAACGCTGGCTCCGAGAAGAGCAACGTTGGATTCGCGAGGAGAATCGTTGGAATCGCGAACGCGATGAGCTTCTTAGAGAGATTACCGAACTTAAACACCAGATTCAATCGCTAGAGCGACGAATTGTAGCTTcggattcttcttcttctacggCTTCGGTTTCTGATGCGGTTACGAATGTTACTACGTTGTTGCAAGTGTTGAAGGATAAGAATTTGGTTCTTGACAGTGGTTCTAGTCAAAGGAGGTTAGTGCTTGAGGAGAAAGATGAAGATGGAGAGGAAGAGGAGAAGGAAACGGTTGAGGTTGTTGAAGAAAAGGAGATTGTAGTTGTTGAGGAACCTATTGCTAGGGTTCAAAAGAGGACCGTTTTGCGAACAGGTTCAGAAGGAGAAGATGTTCGAAAGTTGCAG GAAGCATTGCAAAAATTGGGGTTTTACTCGGGTGAAGAGGACATGGAATTCTCTAGCTTCTCAAGTGGAACTGAGCGTGCTGTGAAGACTTGGCAA TCTTCATTAGGTGTCACTGAGGATGGGATCATGACATCTGAACTTCTTGAAAAGCTATATTTGGAGATAAGGACTACAGATATAGGAAATGCAAAGGAAACCAAAAAATCTACTACTGTTTTACCAAAG GAAGTTGAAAATGGAGCTGCCGTTGCTTCTGCGAGAGAAATTTCTGAGGTTCAGCAAAACGTTGTGGGGGAAGTTGACAAAGGAACAGAATTATCCCATCCAAGAGTTTTTCTCCTTGGAGAAAATCGGTGGGAAGAACCCTCAAGACTTATTGCAAAGGGTGCAGTTGATAGGGTCAAGAAAAAGGATGCAACAACAAAATGCCTTCAATGTTCTGGGTTAGGTATCTTGTTGTGTACAG AATGTGACGGGACTGGTGAGCCAAATATTGAACCTCAG TTTATGGAATGGGTCGGCGAGGATACAAAATGCCCATATTGTGAAGGCCTAGGGCATACAATTTGTGATTTATGTGGAGGCAAAACGATGGTGTAG